The Streptomyces sp. NBC_00569 genomic sequence GCGCCTCCTCGACGAGGTGGGCCGCCCACCAGGAGGCGTCAGGGTCGCCGGGAGTGAGGGATCTGAGCGCCAACTCGGCCAGGTGGGCGCCGAATTGGACCGGCCCCTGCTGGCGTTCGACGAGGAGGAGCGCCTGGACGACGGGGCCCGCGCGGTGCCGGGGCACGGGCACCGAGGGCGCGGCCCGGCCGGCGTCCCGGTCGCGGTGGACGAGCGCCCGCAGCGCCTCGTCCAGGTCCAGGTGCATGCCCTGGATCCAGTCGGCGACCTCCTCGTGCGCGAACCGGTAGCCGCGCCCCGCGGGGACGAGTACGCCTTCGGTGAGGACGGCCGGGGCCCACGCCGTGACGCCCCCGCCGTGCCGCCCCGGCAGCGCGCCCCAGGGGAACACCTCCTCGAACGCCTCCCGGTCCAGCTCGCCCTGACCCGGCCCCAGACAGCGCCGCGCCGCCTCGTGGACCTGCCCGGACACCCGGGCGGCGAGCCTGCGCACGGCCGTGCCGCGCAGCCCGTTCACAGCGGCGAGGCGCACCGCCACCCGCAGGCACATGAGGTCGAGATACGCGGCGAAGACGGCGTCCCGGTCGGCGCTGCCCGGCGCGGGCCCGGGCAGCGCGGCCCGCACCTCGGCGAGGAGCCGCAGCGCGAGCGGATGCCGGGCGTCGCGGCCGGCGAGCGCGTCCCCGGGAAGCCCGTACCGCTCCCGCGCCACGCGGGCCTGGTCGCCGGTCAGCTCCCCCAGCGGGACACAGGCGGGCAGCCGCCCGGTCCGTCCGTACAGCACACCAGGCGGGAACAGCTCGCCCGCGTGCTCCCAGTACTCCCCCCGGCACGCCACGACGAGCCGCACGCCGGTCTCCCGCAGCCAGCGCGTCGTGCCCTCGGTCCACTCCGCCAGCCGGTGCGCCAGGACGGGCGGCATCTCCTCGGGCCCGTCGAGCAGCAGTACGAGGGGCCGGCCGGCGGCGCGTGCGGGCGCCGCGATCCGCTCCGGCGACACATCGCCGACACCGCCGGACTCCGGGCCTCCGGGCTCGCCGGTCTGTCCGGGGACGGCCCCGGGCAGTGACGCCGCGACGATGCGCCCGGCCCTCACCAGCGCCCGCCTCGCGGCGTCGGCCACGCTCCGGTCGTCGCCGTGCAGGTCCGCGCCGCGCAGCCAGAGGGTGGGGGCGGGGTGGGCCCCGCGGCCGCGTCGCGCGGCACAGGCGGCGAGCTCCGTCGTACGGCCGCTGCCCGGCGCTCCCACGAGGGCCAGGACCGTCGCGCCGGACGCCTCGAACGCGGCGAACTCCCTTGCTACTTCCGGCCGTTCGACCGGCTCCGGGTCGAGGACCGCACCCGGCCCGTCGGACCCGACCGACGTGGCCGTCAGCTGGAGCGCGCCCGCCAGATTGAGGTCGTCCCCGTACACCGGCACGGTGGCAGCGTTCCGCGCGAGGAGCGCGGCGAGCGGTCCGTCCGGGTCGGTGGCAGCGGCCTCCCGCAGCGGCACGGCGAATCCTGCGGCGGCCCGATGCCCGGCCTCGAGGGCCGTGCCGAGAACGGCGAGGACGGCGCCCGAAGCGGCGTCGACCACAGGTCCCCCGGCCGCCCCTCCTCCGAGCCGCAACGCGTCGCGGCCGTCCGTGCCGATGGCCAGCTCCATGGCCCCGGGGACGACGTGGAAACGGTCGGTCGCGGTGTACGTGACGTCGGCACGGCCGAGGACGCGCGCCTCGCGCCAGCCCCCGGCGGCGATCCGCACATAGGACCCCGCTCCGGCCGGGCCCCGGACGGCCACCGGCAGCGGGCGCATCCCAAGGCCCTCCGTCGTGTCGGTGCGGATGAGCGCGAGGGCCGATCCGGGCAGCGGGACGACGTCGGCGGCGCCCACGACACAGGTGGCCCCGCCGGGCGCGCGCAGCACGACGCGGCCGAGTCCGTCGACCACTTCATGGCTGGTGACAACGGTGCCGTGGTCGTCGGCGACGAAGCCGGCGCCGCGCGGGCGTCCGGCCAGATCGAAGATGTGGACGAGGGGCGGCCCGGTCCCGGGACCCGTCGCGTCCCCGTCGCCCGCCCGGGGGCCACGTCCCGCCATCGTCGAACCTCCCGCCACGCCCCGTAGGACCGACGGTAGGCGCGCGGTGATCAGCGGAACAGGCGCCGAAGCGAACGCGCCCCCTTCCACTCCCTCGGTTCACTCCGAGCGCCCGCCCGAAGGGGTGAACAGATCGGGGGTGATGGATAGACCCTTGGAGGGGGGGTCGTGGAGCGGCACGCGACGGACTGCGCGCGCCGCTCCACGGCGGGGGCCGGCGAAGAGATCAGCCGAAGACGGCGAGGCTCTTCGCCTTGCCCCTCGACTCCTCCACGAGCGCGAGGAACACACCCTCGGGGTCGAACACGGCGACGGGCCCGGCGCCCGCGTACTCGCCGGGCACCTCCAGACGGACCCCGTTGAGCAGCAACTTGGCGCGCTTGGCGTCCACGTCCCAGCGGGGGAACGCGGCGGTGGCGGCGTCCGCGACGGGCATCACCGTCAGCTCCTCCTGGAGCTGGTCGAGGGTGCGTGCGGAGTCCAGCTTGTAGGGGCCGACCCGCGTGCGCCGCAGCGCCGTGAGGTGACCACCGACGCCCAGGTCCGCGCCCAGGTCCCTGGCGAGGGCCCGGATGTACGTCCCGGACGAGCAGACCACCGAGACGACCAGGTCGAGGACCGGAGTGCCGTCCTCGGCGACCGCGTCCCTTATGTCGTAGACGGTGAAGGACGAGACGGTGACCGGCCGTGCCGGGATCTCGAACTCCTCGCCCTCACGGGCCCGCTTGTAGGAACGCACGCCGTTGATCTTGATGGCGCTGACCTTGGACGGCACTTGCATGATGGCGCCGGTCAGCTTGGCGACCCCGGCGTCGATCGCGTCCCGGCGCACGCCGGACGCGTCCGTGGACGACGTGAGGTCGCCCTCGGCGTCGTCGGTCAGCGTGTTCTGGCCGAGCCTGATCGTGCCCAGGTACTCCTTCTCGGTCAGCGCGAGATGGCCGAGAAGCTTGGTCGCCCGCTCCACGCCGAGGACCAGGACACCGGTCGCCATGGGGTCGAGCGTGCCCGCGTGGCCGACGCGGCGGGTCTTCGCGATCCCGCGCATCTTGGCCACCACGTCGTGCGAAGTGAAGCCCGACGGCTTGTCGACAATGACAAGACCGTCGGGCGTCGGGGTGTTCTTCTGCGTCATTCCGAGGCTTCGCCGTCCTCGTCCGCGCCGTCCTCGTCCTCGTCCTCGGGCTTGCGGTACGGGTCCGCACCCCCGGCGAACTCGGCACCGGCGGACGCCTCCCGGACCTTCGCGTCCGAGATCCGGGCCTTGTCGAGGAGGTCATCGATGGCCTTGGCGTTGTCCGGCAGGGCGTCCGCCACGAAGGCCAGGGTCGGCGTGAACTTCACACCGGCCGCCTGGCCCACCGCCGAACGGAGTACGCCCTTGGCGCTCTCGAGGCCGGCCGCGGCAGCGGCACGCTCCTCGTCGTCGCCGTAGACCGTGTAAAAGACGGTCGCCTCCCGCAGGTCACCCGTCACCCGGGTGTCCGTGATGGTCACATGCGTACCGAGCCGCGGGTCCTTGATCCCGCGCTGGAGCTTCTTGGCCACCACCTCTCGGATGAGGTCCGCCAGCCTTTTCGCCCGCGCGTTGTCGGCCACTGCGCCGTCTCCTTCTTCGCCTTGCTCTTAAAGTCAGTCTTCGTCGCCGTGGAGCCTGCGTCGAACGGAGAGCAGCTCCACCTCGGGACGGGCGGCGATCAGACGCTCGCACCGGTCCAGTACGTCGGTGAGGTGCCCCGTGTCCCCGGAGACCATCGCCAGGCCGATCTCGGCCCTGCGGTGAAGTTCCTGGTTCCCCGTCTCCGCCGCACTCACCGCGTACTTGCGCTGGAGTTCGGCGACGATCGGGCGGATCACGGAGCGTTTCTCCTTCAGCGAGTGGACGTCGCCGAGGAGCAGATCAAAGGACAGAGTCCCCACATACATGTGTGTCCGGATGTCCCGCCGGTTCGGGTTCGTGGCCCCGCCAGCTATTTGGCAGGGACACCAGAACCGTACACGCAACGGCCGGGGCCGATCGACGGGATTTCGTCCCGCCGACCGGCCCCGACCTTCACCGTGCGCGGATCAGGCGCGCGGCTTCTCGCGCATCTCGTACGTCGCGATGACGTCGTCGATCTTGATGTCGTTGAAGTTTCCGAGGTTGATACCACCCTCGAAGCCTTCGCGGATCTCGGTGACATCGTCCTTGAAGCGACGCAGACCGGAGATGTTGAGGTTCTCCGCGATGACCTTGCCATCGCGCAGCAGGCGCGCCTTGGTGTTGCGCTTGACCTCGCCGGACCGGACGAGCACACCGGCGATGTTGCCCAGCTTGGACGAGCGGAAGATCTCGCGGATCTCCGCCGTACCGAGCTCGACCTCTTCGTACTCCGGCTTGAGCATGCCCTTGAGGGCCGCCTCGATCTCCTCGATGGCCTGGTAGATCACCGAGTAGTAGCGGACGTCGACGCCCTCGCGGTCCGCCATCTGGGCCGCGCGGCCCGCAGCGCGGACGTTGAAGCCGATGACGATCGCGTCGGAGCCGGTCGCCAGGTCGATGTCCGACTCGGTGACGGCACCCACGCCGCGGTGCAGGACGCGGATGTCGACCTCTTCGCCGACGTCGAGCTGGAGCAGCGAGGACTCGAGAGCCTCCACCGAACCGGACGCGTCGCCCTTGATGATGAGGTTAAGTTCCTGCACCAGACCGGCCTTGAGGGCCTCGTCCAGGTTCTCCAGGGAGAACCGGACGCCACGCCGCGCGAAGTTGGCGTTGCGCTCACGAGCGGCACGCTTCTCGGCGATCTGACGGGCCGTACGGTCCTCGTCGACCACCAGGAAGTTGTCGCCGGCACCCGGCACGTTGGTGAGACCGAGGACGAGGACGGGGGTCGAGGGACCCGCTTCCTCGACGTTGTTGCCGTTGTCGTCGAGCATCGCGCGGACACGGCCGTACGCGTCGCCGACGACCATCGTGTCGCCGATGCGCAGCGTGCCGCGCTGGACGAGGACGGTCGACACGGCACCGCGGCCACGGTCGAGGTGCGACTCGATCGCAATACCCTGCGCGTCCTGCTCCGGGTTGGCCCGCAGGTCGAGCGAGGCGTCCGCGGTCAGGACCACGGCCTCGAGCAGGGAGTCGATGTTGAGACCCTGCTTGGCGGAGATGTCGACGAACATCGTGTCGCCGCCGTACTCCTCGGCCACCAGACCGAACTCGGTGAGCTGACCGCGCACCTTGGTCGGGTCGGCACCCTCGACGTCGATCTTGTTGACCGCGACGACGATCGGCACGTTGGCCGCCTTCGCGTGGTTCAGCGCCTCGATCGTCTGCGGCATGACACCGTCGTTGGCCGCCACCACGAGGATCGCGATGTCGGTCGACTTGGCACCACGGGCACGCATGGCGGTGAACGCCTCGTGACCCGGGGTGTCGATGAAGGTGATGCGGCGCTCTTCTTCGTTGACCTCGGTGGAGACCTGGTACGCACCGATGTGCTGCGTGATACCGCCGGCCTCGCCCGCGACGACGTTCGTCTTGCGGATGGTGTCGAGCAGTCGGGTCTTACCGTGGTCGACGTGACCCATGACGGTCACGACCGGCGGACGCGCGACGAGGAACTCCTCGCCACCCTCGTCCTCGCCGAACTCGATGTCGAAGGACTCGAGCAGCTCGCGGTCCTCCTCCTCGGGGCTGACGATCTCGAGGATGTAGTTCATCTCATCCGCGAGGAGCTTCAGCGTCTCGTCGGAGACGGACTGCGTGGCAGTGACCATCTCGCCGAGGTTCATCATCACGGCGACGAGCGACGCCGGGTTGGCGTTGATCTTCTCCGCGAAGTCGGTGAGGGAGGCACCGCGCGACAGACGGACGGACTGTCCGTTGCCGCGAGGCAGCATGACGCCGCCCACCGACGGGGCCTGCATGGCCTCGTACTCCTGGCGCCTCTGCCGCTTCGACTTACGGCCACGACGGGCGGGCCCACCGGGACGGCCGAACGCACCCTGCGTGCCACCACGGGCACCGGGACCACCGGGACGACCGCCACCGGGACGACCGGCGAAACCGCCACCGCCACCGGGACGACCGGCGAAACCGCCACCGCCACCACCGGGACGACCGGCGAAACCGCCACCGCCGCCACCGGGACCGGCCGGACGACCGGCGAAGCCGCCGCCACCGGGACGACCGCCGCCGCCACCCGGACGACCGCCGCCGCCGGGACCACGGCCACCGCCGGGGCCACCACCGGGACGCGGGCTGCCGGCAGCGGGACGCTGCGGCATCATGCCCGGGTTCGGACGGTTACCACCGGGGGCACCACCCGGACGCGGAGCGCCGGCCTGCGGACGGGGCATGCCGCCCGGAGTCGGACGGGCGCCGCCCTGACCCTGCGGACGCGGGGCGCCACCGGGGCCACCCTGCGGGCGCGGGCCGCCGGGGCCACCCTGGCCGCCGCCGGGACGCGGGGCACCGCCGGGACGGGGCGCCTGGGGGCGCGCCATGCCGGTGGAGCCACCAGAGGTGAACGGGTTGTTACCGGGACGCGGGCCGGCGGGACGACCGCCGGGACGCTGGCCCTGACCCTGGCCGCCGGGGCGCGGGGCACCCTGACGGTCGCCGCGGTCGCCGCGACCCTGGCCCTGCCCCTGAGCGGGACCGGCCGGACGGGCGCCACCGGGCTTGGGGGCACCGGGACGGGCACCCGGACGCGGACCGGCTGCCGGGGAGGCCGCGGGGGCCTGGGCAGCGGGAGCGGCCGGAGCCGCGGGCGGCGCCGTGAACTCGGGCGCGGCCGGGGCCGGAGCCGCGGGACGCGGAGCCGGCTTCGGGCCGGGCGTCGGACGCTGACCGGCGGCCGGGGTCACCGGGGCGGCGGCAGCGGGCTTCTCCGCGGCGGCAGGCTTGGGAGCCGGCGGGCGCGGAGCAGCAGGCTTTGCGGCCTGCGCCGGAGACGGGGTCGGACGGGCCGGCGAGGGCTTCGCGGGCGCGGCCTTGCGGGCGGCGGGCTTGCCGCCGCCACTGCCCTGCTGGAGGGCGTCAGTCAGCTTGCGTACTACAGGCGCCTCGATCGTCGAGGACGCCGAACGGACAAATTCACCGAGTTCTTGGAGCTTGGCCATGACGACCTTGCTCTCCACCCCGAACTCCTTGGCGAGTTCGTATACCCGGACCTTAGCCACTTCGCTCCTTTTAGGTCCGGGTTACGCCGGACCGTCGCTACTTCATGGGCGTACTCATCGCGTGCTCATCGAGTGCTCATCGCAATCTCGACCTACTTCCAACTCGCGGGGGTACCAGGACCGCACGGGGTCCCGTACGGCACGTTCTACGGTGTTACCTGCTCGACGCGGTGGCGCAGTGCCTCCGTATCGAACGGTCCAGGGGCTTTGAACGCCCGCTGGAACGCCCGGCGGCGGACCGCCAGGTCGAGACAGACCAGGGCGGGATGCACATACGCACCCCGGCCGGGCAGCGTACCGCGACGATCGGGGACACATTCACCCTCGATCACCACGATGCGCAGCAGATCGCTCTTGGCCGTTCGCTCCCGGCATCCCACACACGTGCGCTCTGGGCATGCACCGGCATGCGTCCGGCCAGACACGCTTAAGTCTACCTCCCCGCACCGACCTCACCCCTTTGGGGCAAAAATCGAACGGTTGTTGTCGTGATCTTTGTGGTGGCTACTCCGCCGACTGCTGCTCGGTGTCCGGACGGATGTCGATCCGCCAGCCCGTGAGCCGCGCGGCGAGGCGGGCGTTCTGGCCCTCCTTGCCGATGGCGAGCGACAGCTGGTAGTCCGGCACGATCACCCGTGCCGAGCGGGCAGCCATGTCCACGACCTCGACCTTGGACACGCGTGCCGGGGACAGGGCGTTGGCCACCATGTCGGCCGGGTCGTCGGACCAGTCGACGATGTCGATCTTCTCGCCGTTGAGCTCGGCCATGACATTGCGCACACGGCCGCCCATCGGGCCGATGCAGGCGCCCTTGGCGTTCAGGCCGGAGCGGGTCGAGCGGACCGCGATCTTCGTGCGGTGCCCGGCCTCGCGCGCGAT encodes the following:
- the infB gene encoding translation initiation factor IF-2, yielding MAKVRVYELAKEFGVESKVVMAKLQELGEFVRSASSTIEAPVVRKLTDALQQGSGGGKPAARKAAPAKPSPARPTPSPAQAAKPAAPRPPAPKPAAAEKPAAAAPVTPAAGQRPTPGPKPAPRPAAPAPAAPEFTAPPAAPAAPAAQAPAASPAAGPRPGARPGAPKPGGARPAGPAQGQGQGRGDRGDRQGAPRPGGQGQGQRPGGRPAGPRPGNNPFTSGGSTGMARPQAPRPGGAPRPGGGQGGPGGPRPQGGPGGAPRPQGQGGARPTPGGMPRPQAGAPRPGGAPGGNRPNPGMMPQRPAAGSPRPGGGPGGGRGPGGGGRPGGGGGRPGGGGFAGRPAGPGGGGGGFAGRPGGGGGGFAGRPGGGGGFAGRPGGGRPGGPGARGGTQGAFGRPGGPARRGRKSKRQRRQEYEAMQAPSVGGVMLPRGNGQSVRLSRGASLTDFAEKINANPASLVAVMMNLGEMVTATQSVSDETLKLLADEMNYILEIVSPEEEDRELLESFDIEFGEDEGGEEFLVARPPVVTVMGHVDHGKTRLLDTIRKTNVVAGEAGGITQHIGAYQVSTEVNEEERRITFIDTPGHEAFTAMRARGAKSTDIAILVVAANDGVMPQTIEALNHAKAANVPIVVAVNKIDVEGADPTKVRGQLTEFGLVAEEYGGDTMFVDISAKQGLNIDSLLEAVVLTADASLDLRANPEQDAQGIAIESHLDRGRGAVSTVLVQRGTLRIGDTMVVGDAYGRVRAMLDDNGNNVEEAGPSTPVLVLGLTNVPGAGDNFLVVDEDRTARQIAEKRAARERNANFARRGVRFSLENLDEALKAGLVQELNLIIKGDASGSVEALESSLLQLDVGEEVDIRVLHRGVGAVTESDIDLATGSDAIVIGFNVRAAGRAAQMADREGVDVRYYSVIYQAIEEIEAALKGMLKPEYEEVELGTAEIREIFRSSKLGNIAGVLVRSGEVKRNTKARLLRDGKVIAENLNISGLRRFKDDVTEIREGFEGGINLGNFNDIKIDDVIATYEMREKPRA
- a CDS encoding DUF503 domain-containing protein codes for the protein MYVGTLSFDLLLGDVHSLKEKRSVIRPIVAELQRKYAVSAAETGNQELHRRAEIGLAMVSGDTGHLTDVLDRCERLIAARPEVELLSVRRRLHGDED
- the truB gene encoding tRNA pseudouridine(55) synthase TruB; the protein is MTQKNTPTPDGLVIVDKPSGFTSHDVVAKMRGIAKTRRVGHAGTLDPMATGVLVLGVERATKLLGHLALTEKEYLGTIRLGQNTLTDDAEGDLTSSTDASGVRRDAIDAGVAKLTGAIMQVPSKVSAIKINGVRSYKRAREGEEFEIPARPVTVSSFTVYDIRDAVAEDGTPVLDLVVSVVCSSGTYIRALARDLGADLGVGGHLTALRRTRVGPYKLDSARTLDQLQEELTVMPVADAATAAFPRWDVDAKRAKLLLNGVRLEVPGEYAGAGPVAVFDPEGVFLALVEESRGKAKSLAVFG
- a CDS encoding serine protease translates to MAGRGPRAGDGDATGPGTGPPLVHIFDLAGRPRGAGFVADDHGTVVTSHEVVDGLGRVVLRAPGGATCVVGAADVVPLPGSALALIRTDTTEGLGMRPLPVAVRGPAGAGSYVRIAAGGWREARVLGRADVTYTATDRFHVVPGAMELAIGTDGRDALRLGGGAAGGPVVDAASGAVLAVLGTALEAGHRAAAGFAVPLREAAATDPDGPLAALLARNAATVPVYGDDLNLAGALQLTATSVGSDGPGAVLDPEPVERPEVAREFAAFEASGATVLALVGAPGSGRTTELAACAARRGRGAHPAPTLWLRGADLHGDDRSVADAARRALVRAGRIVAASLPGAVPGQTGEPGGPESGGVGDVSPERIAAPARAAGRPLVLLLDGPEEMPPVLAHRLAEWTEGTTRWLRETGVRLVVACRGEYWEHAGELFPPGVLYGRTGRLPACVPLGELTGDQARVARERYGLPGDALAGRDARHPLALRLLAEVRAALPGPAPGSADRDAVFAAYLDLMCLRVAVRLAAVNGLRGTAVRRLAARVSGQVHEAARRCLGPGQGELDREAFEEVFPWGALPGRHGGGVTAWAPAVLTEGVLVPAGRGYRFAHEEVADWIQGMHLDLDEALRALVHRDRDAGRAAPSVPVPRHRAGPVVQALLLVERQQGPVQFGAHLAELALRSLTPGDPDASWWAAHLVEEALLRVPDATPYLGVLEPLADRGRLDPSFWRRVPVTDAVRLGLLRRLVVHDPPPGSRDRHLDTVADLLTADPAGVQVHLTRWFDDARPLPALPDATVATAAQALLHTHRHRAVDDLTEALADCAHPHADELLAVLADEEPSALCRAVDRWAHDERPARRASAVTYALRVAPHVTTDADRALLRYAALALLARTTDSARHGAALALLVRDPQTRDTYLARALERFADGDAQVPVSALAAALATHPEPVLRAFRARVREPGGAADVLGTLAGVTAPALARRAAALVEDLSADRPDAAQDVAAYVDRCLEHGPAGRAVFHPLVTGLLRTCPAAGRAALAPVLAAPGTGASRALRGELLDVLLAHEDDPDVLDAVLRTAARNAGGAGATRARDLVRRTGQRLVRTPEGAARFDRALVEFADSVPGFAALLVEWLAGAPREWAALVGPSARRVIGGLAGVRVPA
- a CDS encoding YlxR family protein, whose translation is MSGRTHAGACPERTCVGCRERTAKSDLLRIVVIEGECVPDRRGTLPGRGAYVHPALVCLDLAVRRRAFQRAFKAPGPFDTEALRHRVEQVTP
- the rbfA gene encoding 30S ribosome-binding factor RbfA, producing MADNARAKRLADLIREVVAKKLQRGIKDPRLGTHVTITDTRVTGDLREATVFYTVYGDDEERAAAAAGLESAKGVLRSAVGQAAGVKFTPTLAFVADALPDNAKAIDDLLDKARISDAKVREASAGAEFAGGADPYRKPEDEDEDGADEDGEASE